In Myxococcus stipitatus, the following are encoded in one genomic region:
- a CDS encoding DUF3142 domain-containing protein encodes MSRWVVTALLLFCAALACVPTSEPPRVVLWAWERPEDLRFLAGQPVEVAFLLATVELTDTSSLVRARRQPLLMPPGMVPRATVRLEMRAGASLARYTPERISELADRLVALAVRPDATGLQLDFDARASEYDAYLSLLHALRARLPSTHRLSITGLASWCVSGSWVARAPVDEVVPQLFRMGPEASVWRSRFARGIPPPCQGSVGLALDEPLAVPPGARTLYVFNPKPWTAADASRIAAELTP; translated from the coding sequence GTGAGCCGTTGGGTTGTCACCGCGCTCCTTCTCTTCTGCGCGGCGCTCGCCTGTGTTCCCACGTCCGAGCCTCCTCGCGTGGTGCTCTGGGCCTGGGAGCGGCCGGAGGACCTGCGGTTCCTCGCGGGACAACCTGTCGAGGTGGCGTTCCTGTTGGCGACCGTCGAACTGACGGATACGTCGAGCCTCGTCCGTGCGCGCCGGCAGCCGCTGCTCATGCCTCCGGGCATGGTGCCCCGCGCCACCGTGCGACTGGAGATGCGCGCGGGTGCCTCGCTCGCGCGATACACACCTGAGCGAATCTCCGAGCTCGCGGACCGGCTCGTCGCCCTCGCGGTCCGGCCCGACGCGACGGGCTTGCAGCTCGACTTCGACGCGCGAGCATCCGAGTACGACGCCTATCTCTCGCTGCTCCACGCCTTGCGCGCGCGGCTGCCGTCGACCCATCGGCTGTCCATCACGGGGCTGGCATCCTGGTGTGTCTCGGGGAGCTGGGTGGCGCGAGCCCCCGTGGACGAGGTCGTGCCTCAGCTCTTCCGCATGGGTCCGGAGGCGTCTGTCTGGCGGAGCCGTTTCGCTCGCGGGATTCCCCCGCCCTGCCAGGGCAGCGTGGGACTCGCGCTCGATGAGCCCCTCGCGGTTCCACCCGGCGCCCGCACCCTCTACGTCTTCAATCCGAAGCCGTGGACCGCCGCGGACGCCTCGCGAATCGCCGCGGAGCTGACGCCCTGA